In Desulfobacter hydrogenophilus, the genomic stretch TTGGCTACTTTTGTTATTGATGACCTGGATCGAAAATCTGGAAGACCAAATCAAGGGTGAAGACTACCCTTCGGCCAGGCCGTTGACCCCAGTCTGCAGAACCGCCACCGGAACTTCGTTGCCATACCACTATCCCCTTCGCCTCCATCCGGCTGGGCCTAAGTACTTGTCAAATGCTTTAAAATTCATTACAAAGTGACTCACTTTTAAGATCACGTGCCGTTCCCGACACACACAAAAAAAAACGCTCCAGATCACCCCCCGAGGGGGGGGCTATCGACTTTTTAAGAAATTGAGGTGACATGGAACATATTGTAGGTATAGGAGACATGAAAGTCTGTAATCAGGTGGCGATACCATTGTGGCACCCTCAATTGGTTCCGGTATCGGGCTTGTGGTATATGACCCGGAAACGAGGGTGGGAGGGATACTCCATTATATTTTGACGGACTCTTCCATTGATGAAATCAAAGCAAAAAATCAGCCGATCATGTTTGCTGATACCGGCATTCCCACATTATTTAAACAGGCATATCTCCTGGGTGCTGAAAAAACCAGGATCAGGGTCTTTGTCGCCGGCGGTGCCCAAATTATTAACTAGGAGAGGCGATTTAATGTTGGACAAAGCAATGATACAGCTCTGACGCAAATATTGACCCGTGAGAATGTTGCCATCTGGAAGCAGGCAGTGGGCGGTAATTTTAACCGGACAGCCAGAATAGACATTACTACCGGTCATATCTCTTTGAAAACTTCGGGACAAGACGAGGTGGAATTATGACAAATTTTCAGGAAATGGCCAAGGAAATAAAAAACTTAACGCCCATCCCTGCCGTGACCATGTCTCTTTTGAAGGTTGTGGACGACCCTAACAAGACCATGGACGATGTAACCAATATTATCCAGTATGATCCAGCCATCACCGCCGATGTCCTTCGAATCGCCAATTCGGCATACTTTGGGTTGAAATACCCTGCTGAGACCATTTCGGACGCGGCCAATATGCTGGGCACAGACCGGCTTGTGGAGTTTGTCTTGCTGAAAGTGGCGTCCAAAATAATACAAGGGCCTCTGGGCGGATACGATATGCATGAAGGGGCGCTGTGGCAACATTCAGTATCCTCAGCCATCATTGCTAAACAGCTGGCGCTCCAACTCGGACTACCCCATTCGTGCAGTATATTTACCGCAGCCCTTCTCAAGGATATTGGTAAAACGGTGATGGATAAATATGTCAAAAACGCATATAAAAAAATTTACAATCTGGTTATCAATGAAAATTTCAGCTTCATGGAGGCAGAGAAGAAAGTAATTGGCGTGGACCACGCAGAACTTGGCGGAATGATGGCCCATTTATGGAAATTTTCTCCCAAAATGGTAATGATCATCACTAATCATCATCTCTCCCGGGAAGACACGGTAAAGGACAAAGATACGATAGTAGTCTACATAGCCGACTGTATATGCATGATGATGGGCATGGGCGTTGGTGCAGACGGCATGGCTTACAGGTTCCACCAGCAGGCCATTGAACAGATCGGAATTTCAGCGGATGATATCGTAACCATCATTGCGAACGTCATCCCCCAGATGAAGGAAGTGGCAAAGCTGTTGAAGATGTTCTGACCGGCCGTATCCGTATCCATCAGCCAAAGCAGGAATGGAATCCCACCTTGATTATCCACACCGCCACGGATGAAATGCAGTTACCCCATACTCTTTTTTCTAAGGGAAAGAAAAGACGGCATATATGCCTATAGAAAGGATGTCTCAAAGGAAAGACGTGCCACCTGGCCGATGAGCATATTCGGAAAAAATCGGGTAACAAAATCGGACTTTTTACAGGACCATCAAGGATGGGTGCAGCAGAAATTTTTCTTTAAGCCCGGAAAAGTAAGTAAACAATAGAATTTTAATATTTGTGCTTAAGATGTTTATACATTGTTGACACAGCCTCTTTTGTGTTGTAGTGTTTTTATACAATGTTTAAATTTTTGAGGGAGACGAAATGACAAAACTGGTTATTAAAAAGTGGGGCAACAGTTTGGCAGCAAGGATACCAAAAGTGATTGCTGATATGATTCAGCTTGAAAAAGATCAGACCGTTTCCATTGAAGCGAAAGACGGCAGGATTATTATTACCCCGATCAAGGAGAAAAAAGAGTATACGCTTGACGAGCTCTTAAACGGATGCGGCCCCAAGGCTGTTGTTTTGGATGCCGAGGATAAGGCATGGTTGAACGACATGCCTGTAGGCAAGGAGTGGTAATGGCTGCAAAATCTGAAAAAAAAATGTATATTCCTGAGCGTGGGGATCTTGTCTGGATAGATTTTGATCCTGCTGCCGGTCACGAGCAAATAGGGCATCGACCGGCTCTGGTCCTTTCTCCTGCAATTTTTAATAAAAAAGTCTTACTGGCATTGGTCGCTCCGGTCACAAGTCGGGTCCGGGGGCATGGTTTTGAAGTCTCTCTAATCGGAAAAAAGATTTCCGGTGTTATCCTCTGTCACCAGGTCAAGACAATTGATTTTGTAGAAAGAGGGTTGACGTTTGCTGAAAAGGCACCGACCTCGGTGGTGAGTGAAACCTTGGCTAAAGTAAGGGCCATCGTAACAGAATAAGGAAAACAAACAGAATCAACAAGGAACGCTATATGCAAATAATTTACATCGGCACAATACAGACACCGTTTAAAGACCGCGAAGGCATGCCAATCCAGCCCACTGGAGCCAAAGATGTTCAGGGCCGGATTATCATCCACCCGGAGTATGAACAAGGCCTGTCAGATATTGACGGATTTTCCCATCTGATTCTGCTCTACCATTTTCACCAGTCCAAGGGATTTAATCTCGTGATCACCCCTTTTATGGATACCCAACCACGAGGGCTGTTCTCCACCCGTGCGCCCCGGCGCCCCAACCCCATAGGGCTGTCCATTGTCCGTCTGGTCGAAAGAAAAGAAAATACCCTTGATATTCTGGATATTGATGTTTTGAACAACACCCCGCTTATTGACATTAAGCCTTATGTGCCGGGATTTGATGCCAAAACTGATAATGTCCGGTCGGGGTGGCTGGAGGAAAATCAGGTCAAAGCCCAAACCATAACCTCAGACAGCAGGTTTATTTGACAGGGACGGTTGGACCTGCTTTGGTTTCAATAGTGATGGGGAGTCCTATCCCGATTAGCTTATGATCTTGGTTGCCTTCAACGGTCACTATTAATACGACAGGTTTCTCTTTGAATATCGGTTGATGGATAGTTTCTACACGTCATCGGCCGCGCTTCATAGACGCTGCATGAATAGGAACCGTCAATAATATTCAAAAAGATGCAATCCCCGTTCTTTTGAAATTTCATAAAACGGTTTTTGGCGGCTTTATCAATATTTTCTGTAAATTCTTCCGAGGCTAACCCCGTGAAGTTTTCAAGCGAGTTGATATCGTCTTGAGACAGCCGAATGTATGCAAAATTCCTACAACATGATCCACAACCTGTGCACACATGCGTTGTTGAACCTTTGGTTCTCTTCTCAATTTTCAATAAAATACACTTTTTTTGAGCTAACAAGTTAATCTGCGGTTTCCGTTTATCGTTCATGCCAACTGATCTAACGGGATAAGATGAAAATTTTTAAGGTTTATGCGGATTTGAATAATTTTTTTTAAAGTCAACTTTATTGGAGAATATCCTGACTACCGCTTGGATGGCAAGGATGAATTTAATTGCCTGGATTTTGATTTTCCGGACCCATGAGGAAATAGTCGGTTATTTAAATGTTGCACTCCGGTTATGGATTTTCTGTTTTTTGACCAGCCGTTCCAGTATGTCAGGCCTGAAGCCGTATTTCAGTAAATAATGGCCGATTGGGCGCTGAAGTTTTTTTTGTTTGTATAAAAGAGCCAAAAGGTTACGCTGTGTAAAATATTCATTTCGAACTGCATATTCACCAAATTTTTCACTGAATTTACGATTGGCGAGAATATACTGTAGCTGGTCTGAATCAATTAAGCCCCAATTAGTCGCAATCTGACCGATCGGAGGACGATCTCTACGTTGCCGGACAATAATTTTAATAAGTGTATTCCAGGATATATATCCGGAATAATACAGGTATTGACCGATCAACAGCTTTCTTTTGGGTACGGTTCCCTTATTGGAATAGAAATGATCCTTTTCAGAATATGGGTTAGGCTTTTTCGCCGGTTTCCGATACCCTGGTCGGCGCTCGGGTGGCCGGGGTTTTGATTGTTGCACCAAAACGCGTCCATTCCCTTTTATAGCAGCAATTAAACGTTCATAGGCTTGTGTGAGGGTTTTAAAACGGTCATTTAAGAATTCTTCATCCTGATCCAATGCAGCGGCACGATCCGGATGCGTTTTAAATGCCTGGCAGCGGTATGCATCCTTAATTCCAGACGGTTGCAGATATTTTAAAAATTCTATGGAAACCTCGACATCAGGACCAAATAACACACCACAGGCATCAAATAACTCTGAGGCGGTAGAATATTGATTCATTGAGTTTTCCAGTTCATATTTTAATTCAAAAAGAAACGATGATGTTGGGATCATTCAAATATTAACGCATATGAATAATATATCCCCCAAATTGTCAAGAGCGATTTTCGGATTTTGCAGGGCAATCCTTGCGGACATGCGGGCGGGACGCCCGCGCTCCCGGAAAGAACGAAATGGGCCGGTTATTTAAGACCCGTTCCTAAGCAAACCGGTTTTTGCCAGCACCTTGGCATAGAGCGTGTTGATCTCTCTGATTTTAAAAACTTTTCCAATGCCTGCCAGAATGATCAGAAATAACGTGCCGACAATAATACATATGAATATATGGGCGAAAAAACCGGAGATCGGGATTATATGAATAATTTCAGCATATACCGCTTTTAAAATCAGCCATACCACGATACTGACCAGTAGCATTACACCAAAGAAAGTGTATACATCTGATCGTCCGGTGTTTTGGGTTTTTCTGCTCCACACTTCAAATAAAGCGCCGGTGGTAATGATCACGGACAAAGACAGGCCAAACGCCACGCCTTTGATCCCCATGATTGTCATTGCAAAATAAAGCAACGGCAGACTTAACGCCACGCAAACAGTGGAAAAAATGGCAGGGAATAATGTATTTTGAACGGCAAAGAACCCCCGGGAAACAATGGTCTGGGCGGAAAATGCAAATGCCCCTGCCATGAAATACGGCAGCACCCCGGAGGTCAGGGCTGCGTCATGGGCGTCAAAAGCCCCGCGCTGGAATAAAATGGCCACAACCTCTTTATTCAGAATCATAAAGACAACTGAAAAGGGCATAACAATGAAAATATATTTCAGTGTCTGGTTGATGAGAGTGTTTAAACCGGCAAAATCTTTTTTTGCAGCAATTTTTGCCATGAACGGATAGGAGGCCACGCCAACGGCATTGCCGAAAAGCCCCACCAGTATAAACATGATGCGAAGGGCGTAATTCATGGCCGAAATGCTTCCCTCGGTTAAAAACGAGCCAAAGAACTTCATCAAAATTTCCGTGGAAAAGGTCATGGTCAATCCAAGCATCAGGGGTAATGTTAACAATACATATTTGATCACATCAGGATGCCTGAAATTAAAACTGGGTATATAGATAAGTCCCTCTCGTCTAGCCCCAAACCACTGAAGCAGGAAACTGCCGAAGAAGGCGCCGGCCAGAACACCCCAGGCAAATCCTTCCATACCCAGAACCGGGTACAGCAATATCCCCCCTATAATAATGCCGGTATTATAAATCAATGGTGCAAGCGCCGGGAAAACAAACCGCTCTTTTGAATATTGTACGGCATTGAACAATCCCCCGGCAAAAAAGAAAAACTGGGCCGGGATAATGATCCGGGTCATGCGCACGGCAAGGTCAAAGGACGGGCCGTTTTTAAGCCCGGGGGC encodes the following:
- a CDS encoding HDOD domain-containing protein, translated to MTNFQEMAKEIKNLTPIPAVTMSLLKVVDDPNKTMDDVTNIIQYDPAITADVLRIANSAYFGLKYPAETISDAANMLGTDRLVEFVLLKVASKIIQGPLGGYDMHEGALWQHSVSSAIIAKQLALQLGLPHSCSIFTAALLKDIGKTVMDKYVKNAYKKIYNLVINENFSFMEAEKKVIGVDHAELGGMMAHLWKFSPKMVMIITNHHLSREDTVKDKDTIVVYIADCICMMMGMGVGADGMAYRFHQQAIEQIGISADDIVTIIANVIPQMKEVAKLLKMF
- a CDS encoding AbrB/MazE/SpoVT family DNA-binding domain-containing protein encodes the protein MTKLVIKKWGNSLAARIPKVIADMIQLEKDQTVSIEAKDGRIIITPIKEKKEYTLDELLNGCGPKAVVLDAEDKAWLNDMPVGKEW
- the murJ gene encoding murein biosynthesis integral membrane protein MurJ — encoded protein: MTQTSTFKKIGFASFIMMASVFASRIIGLVRETAIAWMGGASAGVDAYQVAFVIPEILNHVVASGFLSITFIPIFTRYLVENNEQEGYRVFSVILNCFGAGLFVFICVSMVFAPELICVLAPGLKNGPSFDLAVRMTRIIIPAQFFFFAGGLFNAVQYSKERFVFPALAPLIYNTGIIIGGILLYPVLGMEGFAWGVLAGAFFGSFLLQWFGARREGLIYIPSFNFRHPDVIKYVLLTLPLMLGLTMTFSTEILMKFFGSFLTEGSISAMNYALRIMFILVGLFGNAVGVASYPFMAKIAAKKDFAGLNTLINQTLKYIFIVMPFSVVFMILNKEVVAILFQRGAFDAHDAALTSGVLPYFMAGAFAFSAQTIVSRGFFAVQNTLFPAIFSTVCVALSLPLLYFAMTIMGIKGVAFGLSLSVIITTGALFEVWSRKTQNTGRSDVYTFFGVMLLVSIVVWLILKAVYAEIIHIIPISGFFAHIFICIIVGTLFLIILAGIGKVFKIREINTLYAKVLAKTGLLRNGS
- a CDS encoding YkgJ family cysteine cluster protein, which gives rise to MNDKRKPQINLLAQKKCILLKIEKRTKGSTTHVCTGCGSCCRNFAYIRLSQDDINSLENFTGLASEEFTENIDKAAKNRFMKFQKNGDCIFLNIIDGSYSCSVYEARPMTCRNYPSTDIQRETCRINSDR
- a CDS encoding type II toxin-antitoxin system PemK/MazF family toxin; translated protein: MAAKSEKKMYIPERGDLVWIDFDPAAGHEQIGHRPALVLSPAIFNKKVLLALVAPVTSRVRGHGFEVSLIGKKISGVILCHQVKTIDFVERGLTFAEKAPTSVVSETLAKVRAIVTE
- the tsaA gene encoding tRNA (N6-threonylcarbamoyladenosine(37)-N6)-methyltransferase TrmO, with amino-acid sequence MQIIYIGTIQTPFKDREGMPIQPTGAKDVQGRIIIHPEYEQGLSDIDGFSHLILLYHFHQSKGFNLVITPFMDTQPRGLFSTRAPRRPNPIGLSIVRLVERKENTLDILDIDVLNNTPLIDIKPYVPGFDAKTDNVRSGWLEENQVKAQTITSDSRFI